One window of the Anaeromyxobacter dehalogenans 2CP-C genome contains the following:
- a CDS encoding Kelch repeat-containing protein, producing MRSRHALSVMVAALSAAAAALAGCTGGSSGAEPRPLAAALAADPPAFAPGAGVTLVPAFARGTARIEPDVGPVTSGGRYQVGPALEARTYRLIVEDGAERAEAVVRVPFAYRDAIRPLDPPGSARAQHVAVGLGDGRVLLATGSANISTFSWTAELYDATTGTSAATGELRLGLAAAAALRLADGRVLVAGGQSNFRDREDLAAVWDPADGLWTEPGALAQARAGHALSLLEDGRVLVTGGAWLGRAPGSVVTEELLDPDAAASRAPAGSAMIQPRAFHTATILRDGRVLVAGGLNSFSGGDAVEAELFDPVTESFALTGSLAHPRGGHAAVRLGDGRVLVVGGLDAGWTYVAEAELWDPDTGAFTPAGALATPRADHTATLLADGRVLVAGGTDVDGKRLDTVELWDPATRAFTPGPVRLGARRALHSATALPDGRVLVVGGEDSAAALRQAEVYE from the coding sequence ATGCGCTCCCGCCACGCACTTTCCGTGATGGTCGCCGCCCTCTCGGCCGCGGCCGCCGCGCTCGCCGGCTGCACCGGCGGCTCCTCCGGCGCCGAGCCGCGCCCGCTCGCCGCGGCGCTCGCGGCCGACCCGCCCGCGTTCGCGCCGGGCGCCGGCGTGACGCTCGTGCCGGCGTTCGCGCGCGGCACCGCGCGCATCGAGCCGGATGTCGGCCCGGTGACGAGCGGTGGCCGATACCAGGTGGGCCCCGCGCTCGAGGCGCGCACCTACCGGCTGATCGTCGAGGACGGCGCCGAGCGCGCCGAGGCGGTGGTCCGGGTCCCGTTCGCCTACCGCGACGCCATCCGGCCGCTGGACCCGCCAGGGAGCGCCCGCGCGCAGCACGTCGCGGTGGGCCTCGGGGACGGCCGCGTCCTGCTCGCCACCGGCTCGGCGAACATCTCGACATTCAGCTGGACCGCGGAGCTCTACGACGCGACCACCGGCACCTCGGCGGCCACCGGCGAACTGCGCCTGGGCCTCGCGGCCGCTGCCGCGCTGCGCCTCGCCGACGGACGCGTGCTGGTGGCGGGCGGGCAGAGCAACTTCCGCGACCGGGAGGACCTCGCCGCGGTCTGGGATCCGGCGGACGGACTCTGGACCGAGCCGGGCGCGCTCGCCCAGGCGCGCGCGGGCCACGCGCTCTCGCTGCTCGAGGACGGCCGCGTGCTCGTCACCGGCGGCGCATGGCTGGGCAGGGCGCCGGGCTCGGTCGTCACCGAGGAGCTGCTCGACCCGGACGCGGCCGCGAGCCGGGCGCCGGCGGGCTCGGCCATGATCCAGCCACGCGCGTTCCACACCGCCACGATCCTGCGCGACGGGCGGGTGCTGGTGGCGGGCGGGCTGAACAGCTTCTCCGGCGGCGACGCGGTCGAGGCCGAGCTGTTCGACCCGGTCACCGAGTCGTTCGCGCTCACCGGCTCGCTCGCGCACCCCCGCGGCGGCCACGCGGCGGTGCGGCTCGGCGACGGCCGCGTGCTGGTGGTGGGCGGGCTCGACGCGGGGTGGACGTACGTGGCCGAGGCCGAGCTGTGGGACCCGGACACGGGCGCCTTCACGCCGGCCGGGGCGCTCGCGACGCCGCGGGCGGACCACACCGCCACGCTGCTCGCCGACGGGCGGGTGCTGGTGGCGGGCGGCACCGACGTGGACGGCAAGCGGCTCGACACGGTGGAGCTGTGGGACCCGGCGACCCGGGCGTTCACCCCGGGGCCGGTCCGACTCGGCGCCCGGCGCGCCCTCCACAGCGCCACGGCGCTCCCCGACGGACGGGTCCTGGTGGTCGGCGGCGAGGACAGCGCGGCCGCGCTCCGGCAGGCGGAGGTCTACGAGTAG
- a CDS encoding energy transducer TonB family protein, giving the protein MNPAPVDGRPGPVEVHDPERARRLFGDLVPLPPGAAEPPPADLSALLSILSFPPPDPDHPLFERLAGPGTGTTLPRDRTADDAARPPLAPVQGVAPPSFASLLRHDRAARAGRRAAWTGLGAGVQACLVGAAVVLASAVAAPEREEIEMIVPVHLPAAAPRKTAGPPGLPGMPAAPAPPRRAPAPGARPRATLPPPPPTALLQPREVKAAMRVPDPDEPIEALPEGADEGEYAPGEVEGGVIGGVVGGGGGGAWGGGAAVAGTSAGAQPQEIEDAPQYMTAGFRKPVEADPGCVGRAIRLPRELTGFTSGPITVRVAIGGDGRVGRVELLSSVPDLRIAHAIEAAVRACPWRGGADAGGRPVAIWVVMPIRFEGV; this is encoded by the coding sequence GTGAACCCCGCCCCGGTGGACGGAAGGCCCGGCCCGGTCGAGGTGCACGATCCGGAGCGCGCCCGGCGGCTGTTCGGCGACCTCGTCCCGCTGCCGCCCGGCGCGGCCGAGCCCCCGCCCGCGGATCTGAGCGCGCTGCTCTCCATCCTGTCCTTTCCCCCGCCGGATCCCGACCACCCGCTGTTCGAGCGGCTGGCCGGCCCGGGGACCGGGACCACCCTGCCGCGCGACCGTACGGCGGACGACGCCGCGCGGCCGCCGCTCGCGCCGGTGCAGGGCGTCGCGCCGCCGTCCTTCGCCTCGCTGCTCCGCCACGACCGCGCCGCGCGCGCCGGCCGGCGGGCGGCCTGGACCGGCCTCGGCGCGGGCGTGCAGGCGTGCCTCGTCGGCGCCGCGGTGGTCCTCGCCTCGGCGGTGGCCGCGCCGGAGCGCGAGGAGATCGAGATGATCGTCCCGGTGCACCTGCCGGCGGCCGCACCGCGCAAGACCGCCGGACCGCCCGGCCTGCCCGGGATGCCGGCGGCGCCCGCGCCGCCGCGCAGGGCGCCCGCGCCCGGGGCCCGCCCGCGCGCTACCCTCCCGCCGCCGCCGCCGACCGCGCTCCTGCAGCCGCGCGAGGTGAAGGCGGCGATGCGGGTGCCGGATCCCGACGAGCCCATCGAGGCGCTGCCGGAGGGCGCCGACGAGGGCGAGTACGCGCCCGGCGAGGTCGAGGGCGGCGTCATCGGCGGCGTGGTGGGCGGCGGCGGCGGCGGCGCCTGGGGCGGCGGCGCCGCCGTGGCGGGGACCAGCGCCGGCGCGCAGCCGCAGGAGATCGAGGACGCGCCGCAGTACATGACGGCGGGCTTCCGCAAGCCGGTCGAGGCGGACCCGGGCTGCGTGGGGCGGGCCATCCGGCTGCCGCGCGAGCTGACCGGGTTCACCTCGGGGCCGATCACGGTGCGCGTGGCGATCGGCGGCGACGGGCGGGTCGGGCGGGTGGAGCTGCTGTCGAGCGTGCCCGATCTTCGGATCGCACACGCGATCGAGGCCGCGGTGCGGGCCTGCCCGTGGCGCGGCGGCGCGGACGCCGGGGGGCGGCCGGTGGCGATCTGGGTGGTGATGCCGATCCGGTTCGAGGGCGTGTAG
- the aceE gene encoding pyruvate dehydrogenase (acetyl-transferring), homodimeric type — translation MDKLPDLDPQETREWLDALEGVLQREGTDRAHFLIEQLIDRARRSGAYLPFSANTAYVNTIPVQKQPRYPGDFAIEQTIRHYIRWNAMAMVVRANKHTNVGGHIASFASAATLYDVGYNHFWRAWTPERGGDLVYIQGHSAPGIYSRAFLLGLLSEEQLENFRQEVDGKGLSSYPHPWLMPDFWQFPTVSMGLGPHMAIYQARFMRYLHDRGIADTADRKVWAFCGDGEMDEPEAMGAIDRAGREKLDNLIFVVNCNLQRLDGPVRGNGKIIQELEGTFRGAGWNVIKVIWGRHWDPLFAKDAEGILRRRMMEVVDGEYQLYKSRNGAFVREHFFNSPELKAMVSELSDEDVWRLNRGGHDPFKVYAAYDAAVKHTGQPTVILAKTIKGYGMGEAGEAMNIAHQQKKIAVDAVRRFRDRFDLPVPDDQLEQVPFLKLPEGSKELEYLKARRQELGGDRPRRRAKAKPLEVPPLSAFDRLLKSSEDRELSTTMALVQIMTILARDKAIGKRVVPIVPDEGRTFGMEGMYRQLGIWSHVGQLYTPEDADKLAYYREDKQGQVLQEGITEAGAMCDWIAGASAYATHGEPMIPFYLFYSMFGFQRVGDFAWAAGDMRCRGFLIGGTSGRTTLNGEGLQHEDGHSHVLSSVIPNCRSYDPTFSYEVAVIVHDGLRRMLAEQEDAYWYVTVLNENYAHPGMPEGVEQDIVKGMYLFKQGAKGKAKGPRVQLLGSGAILREVIAAADLLKSQWGVDADVWSCPSFTELARDGMAVSRHNRLHPEDAPRRAHVETCLGGTQGPVVAATDYVRTFAEQIRPWVPRAYHVLGTDGFGRSDTREKLRRFFEVDRHHVTVAALKALAEEGTVPAAKVAEAMKKYGIDPAKPAPWTV, via the coding sequence ATGGACAAGCTCCCCGACCTCGATCCGCAGGAGACGCGCGAGTGGCTGGACGCCCTCGAGGGCGTGCTCCAGCGCGAGGGCACGGACCGCGCGCACTTCCTCATCGAGCAGCTCATCGACCGCGCCCGCCGCTCCGGCGCGTACCTGCCCTTCTCCGCCAACACGGCGTACGTGAACACCATCCCGGTGCAGAAGCAGCCCCGCTACCCGGGCGACTTCGCCATCGAGCAGACCATCCGCCACTACATCCGCTGGAACGCGATGGCGATGGTGGTGCGGGCGAACAAGCACACCAACGTCGGCGGCCACATCGCCAGCTTCGCCTCGGCCGCGACGCTCTACGACGTCGGCTACAACCACTTCTGGCGCGCCTGGACCCCGGAGCGCGGCGGCGACCTCGTCTACATCCAGGGCCACTCCGCGCCCGGCATCTACTCGCGCGCGTTCCTGCTCGGCCTGCTCAGCGAGGAGCAGCTCGAGAACTTCCGCCAGGAGGTGGACGGCAAGGGCCTGTCCTCGTACCCGCACCCCTGGCTCATGCCCGACTTCTGGCAGTTCCCCACCGTGTCGATGGGGCTCGGGCCGCACATGGCCATCTACCAGGCCCGCTTCATGCGGTACCTGCACGACCGCGGCATCGCCGACACCGCCGACCGCAAGGTCTGGGCGTTCTGCGGCGACGGCGAGATGGACGAGCCGGAGGCCATGGGCGCCATCGACCGCGCCGGCCGCGAGAAGCTCGACAACCTCATCTTCGTGGTGAACTGCAACCTGCAGCGGCTCGACGGGCCGGTGCGCGGCAACGGCAAGATCATCCAGGAGCTGGAGGGCACGTTCCGCGGGGCCGGCTGGAACGTCATCAAGGTGATCTGGGGCCGCCACTGGGATCCGCTGTTCGCGAAGGACGCCGAGGGGATCCTGCGCCGCCGGATGATGGAGGTGGTGGACGGCGAGTACCAGCTCTACAAGTCGCGCAACGGCGCGTTCGTGCGGGAGCACTTCTTCAACTCGCCCGAGCTGAAGGCGATGGTGTCCGAGCTGTCCGACGAGGACGTCTGGCGGCTCAACCGCGGCGGCCACGATCCGTTCAAGGTGTACGCCGCCTACGACGCGGCGGTGAAGCACACCGGGCAGCCCACCGTCATCCTCGCGAAGACCATCAAGGGCTACGGCATGGGCGAGGCCGGCGAGGCCATGAACATCGCCCACCAGCAGAAGAAGATCGCGGTGGACGCCGTCCGGCGCTTCCGCGACCGCTTCGACCTGCCGGTGCCGGACGACCAGCTCGAGCAGGTGCCGTTCCTGAAGCTGCCGGAGGGCTCGAAGGAGCTCGAGTACCTGAAGGCGCGCCGGCAGGAGCTGGGCGGCGATCGCCCGCGGCGCCGCGCCAAGGCGAAGCCGCTGGAGGTGCCGCCGCTGTCCGCGTTCGACCGGCTGCTGAAGAGCAGCGAGGACCGCGAGCTGTCCACCACCATGGCGCTCGTGCAGATCATGACGATCCTCGCGCGCGACAAGGCCATCGGGAAGCGCGTGGTGCCCATCGTCCCGGACGAGGGGCGCACGTTCGGCATGGAGGGCATGTACCGGCAGCTCGGCATCTGGAGCCACGTCGGCCAGCTCTACACGCCCGAGGACGCCGACAAGCTCGCCTACTACCGCGAGGACAAGCAGGGGCAGGTGCTGCAGGAGGGCATCACCGAGGCCGGCGCGATGTGCGACTGGATCGCCGGGGCGTCGGCGTACGCCACGCACGGCGAGCCGATGATCCCGTTCTACCTGTTCTATTCGATGTTCGGCTTCCAGCGCGTCGGCGACTTCGCCTGGGCGGCCGGCGACATGCGCTGCCGCGGGTTCCTGATCGGCGGCACCTCCGGGCGCACCACGCTGAACGGCGAGGGGCTCCAGCACGAGGACGGGCACTCGCACGTGCTCTCGTCGGTGATCCCGAACTGCCGCTCCTACGATCCGACGTTCTCCTACGAGGTGGCGGTGATCGTGCACGACGGCCTGCGCCGCATGCTGGCGGAGCAGGAGGACGCGTACTGGTACGTCACCGTCCTCAACGAGAACTACGCGCACCCGGGCATGCCGGAGGGCGTGGAGCAGGACATCGTGAAGGGCATGTACCTGTTCAAGCAGGGCGCGAAGGGCAAGGCGAAGGGGCCGCGCGTACAGCTCCTCGGCTCCGGCGCGATCCTGCGCGAGGTGATCGCCGCGGCCGACCTGCTGAAGAGCCAGTGGGGCGTGGACGCGGACGTGTGGAGCTGCCCGAGCTTCACCGAGCTGGCGCGCGACGGGATGGCGGTGTCGCGCCACAACCGGCTCCACCCCGAGGACGCGCCGCGCCGCGCTCACGTGGAGACCTGCCTCGGCGGCACGCAGGGACCGGTCGTCGCCGCGACCGACTACGTCCGCACCTTCGCCGAGCAGATCCGCCCCTGGGTGCCGCGCGCCTACCACGTGCTCGGCACCGACGGGTTCGGCCGCTCCGACACGCGCGAGAAGCTGCGCCGCTTCTTCGAGGTGGACCGGCACCACGTGACGGTCGCCGCGCTGAAGGCGCTCGCCGAGGAGGGCACCGTGCCCGCCGCCAAGGTCGCCGAGGCGATGAAGAAGTACGGCATCGACCCCGCGAAGCCCGCCCCCTGGACCGTCTAG
- the aceF gene encoding dihydrolipoyllysine-residue acetyltransferase: MRTIEVKVPNIGDYKDVPVIDVLVKPGEQVDAEAPLVTLESDKATLDVPAPAAGTVREVKVKVGDRVSEGSLVVTLDAADGQAKAEAPAAPAKAASAAAPPKTAAAPAPATPPAPAAPAASAAAGGAPRTLEVKVPNIGDFKDVPVIEVLVKPGDRVEADAPLATLESEKATLDVPAPAAGTVREVALKAGDKVSEGSLVAILDAVAPAAAPTAAPAAPAAPEAQPAAAAPEKAAAPAPVPAPPRVPSEAGAQGPVAHASPSVRKLARELGVNLARVEGSGPRGRILQDDVQKFVKASLARIESGGGAGGALDLAPWPKVDFARFGPVERQPLSRIRKLSRTNLARNWVMIPHVTQFDEADITELERFRVELNREHEKQGVKVTLLAFLVKACVAAMRRFPELNASLDGDELVLKRYFHVGFAADTPQGLVVPVLKDADQKGVLQLAKELAELAAKARDGKLSPADVQGGCFSISSLGGIGGTAFTPIINAPEVAILGVSRSAMRPAWDGAQFQPRLMLPLSLSYDHRVIDGALAARITTYLAQLLGDMRRIVL; the protein is encoded by the coding sequence ATGCGCACCATCGAGGTCAAGGTCCCGAACATCGGCGACTACAAGGACGTCCCGGTCATCGACGTGCTGGTGAAGCCCGGCGAGCAGGTGGACGCCGAGGCGCCGCTGGTCACGCTCGAGTCGGACAAGGCCACGCTGGACGTGCCCGCCCCCGCGGCCGGCACGGTCCGCGAGGTGAAGGTGAAGGTCGGCGACCGCGTCAGCGAGGGATCGCTGGTCGTCACCCTGGACGCGGCCGACGGGCAGGCGAAGGCGGAGGCGCCGGCAGCGCCCGCGAAGGCGGCCTCGGCCGCCGCGCCGCCGAAGACCGCCGCGGCGCCGGCCCCGGCCACGCCCCCCGCGCCCGCGGCCCCTGCCGCCTCGGCGGCCGCCGGGGGCGCGCCGCGCACGCTCGAGGTGAAGGTCCCGAACATCGGCGACTTCAAGGACGTCCCGGTCATCGAGGTGCTGGTGAAGCCGGGAGACCGCGTCGAGGCCGACGCGCCGCTCGCGACGCTCGAGTCGGAGAAGGCCACGCTCGACGTGCCCGCCCCCGCGGCCGGCACCGTCCGCGAGGTGGCGCTGAAGGCGGGCGACAAGGTGAGCGAGGGATCGCTGGTGGCGATCCTGGACGCGGTCGCGCCCGCCGCCGCGCCGACCGCGGCCCCCGCCGCGCCGGCCGCGCCCGAGGCGCAGCCCGCCGCCGCAGCGCCGGAGAAGGCCGCCGCGCCCGCGCCGGTCCCGGCCCCGCCGCGGGTCCCGTCGGAAGCGGGCGCGCAGGGCCCGGTCGCGCACGCGTCGCCGTCGGTCCGCAAGCTCGCCCGCGAGCTGGGCGTGAACTTGGCGCGCGTCGAGGGGAGCGGCCCGCGCGGCCGCATCCTGCAGGACGACGTGCAGAAGTTCGTGAAGGCCTCGCTCGCCCGCATCGAGTCGGGCGGCGGCGCCGGCGGCGCGCTCGACCTCGCGCCCTGGCCCAAGGTGGACTTCGCGCGCTTCGGCCCGGTGGAGCGCCAGCCGCTCTCGCGCATCCGCAAGCTGTCGCGGACGAACCTGGCGCGGAACTGGGTGATGATCCCGCACGTCACCCAGTTCGACGAGGCGGACATCACCGAGCTGGAGCGCTTCCGCGTCGAGCTGAACCGCGAGCACGAGAAGCAGGGCGTCAAGGTGACGCTGCTCGCGTTCCTGGTGAAGGCCTGCGTCGCCGCCATGAGGCGCTTCCCCGAGCTGAACGCCTCGCTCGACGGCGACGAGCTGGTGCTGAAGCGCTACTTCCACGTCGGCTTCGCGGCCGACACGCCGCAGGGGCTGGTGGTGCCGGTGCTGAAGGACGCCGACCAGAAGGGCGTGCTGCAGCTCGCGAAGGAGCTGGCGGAGCTGGCCGCGAAGGCGCGCGACGGGAAGCTCTCGCCCGCCGACGTGCAGGGCGGCTGCTTCTCCATCTCCAGCCTGGGCGGCATCGGCGGCACCGCCTTCACGCCCATCATCAACGCGCCCGAGGTCGCCATCCTGGGCGTCTCGCGGAGCGCCATGCGCCCGGCGTGGGACGGCGCGCAGTTCCAGCCCCGGCTGATGCTGCCGCTGTCGCTCTCCTACGACCACCGCGTCATCGACGGCGCGCTGGCGGCGCGGATCACGACGTACCTGGCCCAGCTCCTCGGGGATATGCGGCGGATCGTGCTCTAG
- a CDS encoding sigma-54 interaction domain-containing protein → MERLPVMSDACAVCGLGTVVERVRRTTHVVAESPAMQAVLVRARDFADADAPVVVLGESGTGKEVVARALHASSARGARPFVAVNVAALPAELLESELFGHVKGAFTGATAEKQGLLEAAHGGTLFLDEIGEMPLPLQAKLLRALEDGEVRRVGDTRAFGVDVRFVCATHQDLARLVAEGRFREDLYYRLKVLVLRLPPLRDRPEDVLPLARRFLAEEKRPGPGFSPEAERRLLAYRWPGNVRELGNVVRYAAAVARGAEIRPEHLPEELTAPAGPAARGGTAGEPAAMATLAEVERAHVLAVLERCGGSQAEAARVLGIGRNTLWRKLKAYDGPR, encoded by the coding sequence ATGGAACGCCTCCCGGTCATGAGCGATGCGTGCGCGGTCTGCGGCCTCGGGACCGTGGTCGAGCGCGTCCGGCGCACCACGCACGTGGTCGCGGAGAGCCCGGCCATGCAGGCGGTGCTGGTGCGGGCGCGCGACTTCGCCGACGCGGACGCGCCGGTCGTCGTCCTGGGCGAGAGCGGGACGGGCAAGGAGGTGGTCGCCCGCGCGCTCCACGCCAGCAGCGCGCGGGGCGCCCGCCCGTTCGTCGCCGTGAACGTGGCCGCGCTCCCCGCCGAGCTGCTCGAGTCCGAGCTGTTCGGCCACGTGAAGGGCGCGTTCACGGGCGCGACCGCCGAGAAGCAGGGGCTGCTCGAGGCGGCGCACGGGGGCACGCTGTTCCTCGACGAGATCGGCGAGATGCCGCTGCCGCTCCAGGCGAAGCTGCTGCGCGCGCTGGAGGATGGCGAGGTGCGCAGGGTGGGGGACACCCGCGCGTTCGGCGTGGACGTCCGCTTCGTCTGCGCCACGCACCAGGACCTGGCGCGCCTGGTGGCGGAGGGGCGGTTCCGCGAGGACCTCTACTACCGCCTGAAGGTGCTGGTGCTGCGCCTCCCGCCGCTCCGCGACCGGCCCGAGGACGTGCTGCCGCTGGCGCGCCGCTTCCTCGCCGAGGAGAAGCGCCCGGGCCCGGGGTTCTCGCCCGAGGCCGAGCGGCGGCTCCTCGCCTACCGCTGGCCGGGGAACGTGCGCGAGCTCGGCAACGTGGTCCGGTACGCGGCGGCGGTGGCGCGCGGCGCCGAGATCCGGCCCGAGCACCTGCCGGAGGAGCTGACCGCGCCGGCCGGGCCCGCGGCGCGCGGCGGCACGGCGGGCGAGCCGGCGGCGATGGCCACGCTCGCCGAGGTGGAGCGGGCGCACGTGCTCGCGGTGCTGGAGCGCTGCGGCGGCTCGCAGGCGGAGGCCGCGCGGGTGCTGGGCATCGGCCGGAACACGCTCTGGCGGAAGCTGAAGGCGTACGACGGGCCGCGCTGA
- the ric gene encoding iron-sulfur cluster repair di-iron protein: MPAIDRNATVAEIVTAHAVTARVFQKHRIDFCCHGNVSVAEACRPRALDPDAVFAELDAALPQADGDEDPRALSTFALVARIVDRHHAYLRRTLPFLEPLAHKVASVHGDHNPRLFGVRDAYLELAAALEPHLDHEEAVLFPALLSPAPDREILRKELEGMMSDHLQVGALLERIRALSEGFTVPEWGCRSYRVLMSELETLETDVLRHVHLENHVLMPRFAGRATAEARG, from the coding sequence ATGCCCGCCATCGACCGCAACGCCACCGTCGCCGAGATCGTCACCGCCCACGCCGTCACCGCCCGCGTCTTCCAGAAGCACCGCATCGACTTCTGCTGCCACGGGAACGTCAGCGTGGCCGAGGCCTGCCGCCCGCGCGCCCTCGACCCCGACGCCGTGTTCGCCGAGCTGGACGCCGCGCTCCCCCAGGCGGACGGCGACGAGGATCCCCGCGCGCTCTCCACCTTCGCGCTCGTCGCCCGCATCGTGGACCGCCACCACGCCTACCTGCGCCGGACCCTGCCGTTCCTCGAGCCGCTCGCGCACAAGGTCGCGAGCGTGCACGGGGACCACAACCCGCGCCTGTTCGGCGTGCGCGACGCGTACCTGGAGCTGGCCGCCGCGCTCGAGCCGCACCTCGACCACGAGGAGGCGGTGCTGTTCCCCGCGCTCCTCTCGCCGGCCCCGGACCGCGAGATCCTCCGCAAGGAGCTCGAGGGAATGATGAGCGACCACCTCCAGGTCGGCGCGCTGCTCGAGCGGATCCGCGCGCTCTCCGAGGGCTTCACCGTGCCGGAGTGGGGCTGCCGCAGCTACCGCGTGCTCATGAGCGAGCTGGAGACGCTCGAGACCGACGTGCTCCGCCACGTCCACCTCGAGAACCACGTGCTCATGCCGCGCTTCGCCGGGCGCGCGACCGCCGAGGCGCGGGGCTGA
- a CDS encoding hemerythrin domain-containing protein — MARATDALRATRAGIRARLQEVAEKAGAVTSGPPAARAATMREVVAGLDRCLRGHLEWEERTLHPVVDKFACEGPRAFSASMRYEHDIIHRWMAELARRAGAPEDAAGFVRHTDRLLGVVLAHFELEEAVFFPILDETAAGHAIGGPLAPALP, encoded by the coding sequence ATGGCCCGCGCCACCGACGCCCTGCGCGCCACGCGCGCGGGGATCCGGGCGCGGCTGCAGGAGGTGGCGGAGAAGGCGGGCGCGGTCACCTCCGGCCCGCCCGCGGCGCGCGCCGCGACGATGCGCGAGGTGGTCGCCGGGCTCGACCGCTGCCTGCGCGGCCACCTGGAGTGGGAGGAGCGGACGCTCCACCCGGTGGTGGACAAGTTCGCCTGCGAGGGGCCGCGCGCGTTCAGCGCCTCCATGCGCTACGAGCACGACATCATCCACCGCTGGATGGCCGAGCTCGCCCGGCGCGCCGGCGCTCCCGAGGACGCGGCCGGGTTCGTCCGCCACACCGACCGGCTGCTCGGCGTGGTGCTCGCGCACTTCGAGCTCGAGGAGGCGGTGTTCTTCCCCATCCTCGACGAGACCGCGGCCGGGCACGCCATCGGCGGTCCCCTGGCCCCCGCGCTGCCCTGA
- a CDS encoding ABC transporter ATP-binding protein: protein MDGETILETRELVKAFQGFVAVNGVSLRVARGSIHALIGPNGAGKTTVFNLLTRFLPATRGSILFRGEDITRARPAEIARRGLVRSFQVSAVFPDLTALENVRVALQRGLGTSFHFWRPERSLSVLDARARELLAAVGLEGQEQVTTVELPYGRKRALEIATTLALEPEVMLLDEPTQGMGHEDVGRVVGLIRQVAAGRTVVLVEHNLSVVRDLADRVTVLARGSVLAEGSYDEVSRDPAVLEAYIGASP from the coding sequence ATGGACGGCGAGACGATCCTGGAGACGCGGGAGCTGGTGAAGGCGTTCCAGGGGTTCGTGGCGGTGAACGGCGTCTCGCTGCGCGTCGCGCGCGGCAGCATCCACGCGCTCATCGGGCCGAACGGCGCGGGCAAGACCACCGTCTTCAACCTGCTCACCCGCTTCCTCCCCGCGACCCGCGGCAGCATCCTGTTCCGCGGCGAGGACATCACCCGGGCCCGCCCCGCCGAGATCGCGCGCCGCGGGCTGGTCCGCTCGTTCCAGGTCTCGGCGGTGTTCCCGGACCTGACCGCGCTCGAGAACGTGCGCGTGGCGCTGCAGCGCGGGCTCGGCACCTCGTTCCACTTCTGGCGCCCGGAGCGCTCGCTCTCGGTCCTCGACGCGCGCGCGCGCGAGCTGCTCGCGGCGGTGGGGCTGGAAGGGCAGGAGCAGGTCACCACCGTCGAGCTGCCCTATGGCCGCAAGCGCGCGCTGGAGATCGCCACCACGCTCGCGCTCGAGCCGGAGGTGATGCTGCTCGACGAGCCGACGCAGGGCATGGGCCACGAGGACGTCGGGCGCGTGGTCGGCCTCATCCGCCAGGTGGCCGCCGGGCGCACGGTGGTGCTGGTCGAGCACAACCTCTCGGTGGTGCGCGACCTCGCCGACCGCGTCACGGTGCTGGCGCGCGGGAGCGTGCTCGCCGAGGGGTCCTACGACGAGGTCTCGCGCGATCCCGCGGTGCTCGAGGCGTACATCGGGGCGTCCCCGTGA
- a CDS encoding ABC transporter ATP-binding protein has protein sequence MLRVSGLHAFYGESHVLHGVDLAVAAGEVVTLLGRNGSGRTTTLKAILGLTGRRSGSVVVNGRETVRMPTHRIVHLGVGYCPEERGIFARLTAEENLTLLPEVRSGGMPLERIYEMFPNLWERRRSPGSRLSGGEQQMLALARILRTGARLLLLDEITEGLAPVIVQALGRAVRALKDHGFTLVLVEQNFRFVAPLADRHLLVERGRVVGEVARAELESRMESLQRFLGV, from the coding sequence ATGCTGCGCGTCTCCGGCCTGCACGCGTTCTACGGCGAGTCGCACGTGCTCCACGGCGTGGACCTCGCGGTCGCCGCCGGGGAGGTGGTCACGCTGCTCGGCCGGAACGGCTCGGGCCGCACCACCACGCTGAAGGCCATCCTGGGGCTCACCGGCCGCCGCAGCGGGTCGGTGGTGGTGAACGGGCGCGAGACCGTCCGCATGCCCACGCACCGGATCGTGCACCTGGGCGTCGGCTACTGCCCGGAGGAGCGCGGGATCTTCGCGCGCCTCACCGCCGAGGAGAACCTCACGCTGCTCCCCGAGGTGCGCAGCGGCGGCATGCCGCTCGAGCGCATCTACGAGATGTTCCCGAACCTGTGGGAGCGCCGGAGGAGCCCCGGCTCGCGCCTCTCCGGCGGCGAGCAGCAGATGCTGGCGCTCGCCCGGATCCTGCGCACCGGCGCGCGCCTGCTGCTGCTCGACGAGATCACCGAGGGGCTCGCCCCGGTGATCGTCCAGGCGCTGGGGCGGGCGGTCCGCGCCCTGAAGGACCACGGGTTCACGCTGGTGCTGGTGGAGCAGAACTTCCGCTTCGTCGCGCCGCTCGCCGACCGGCACCTGCTCGTCGAGCGCGGCCGGGTGGTCGGCGAGGTGGCGCGCGCCGAGCTGGAGTCACGGATGGAGTCGCTGCAGCGGTTCCTGGGCGTCTGA